One segment of Pseudodesulfovibrio sp. 5S69 DNA contains the following:
- a CDS encoding DUF362 domain-containing protein produces the protein MDRRDFLKKTLSGTIVAGATLAFGKVGGFWNAAADAAESGKTWDLVAVRGGGPDAMFDSAISAYGGMRTFVSRGSKVVVKPNIGWDVPPERGGNTNPKLVTRIVEHCLDAGASEVTVFDHSCDSWRQCYLNSGIGEAVEKAGGKMVSADSKGYYREVSVPKGKRLNKALVHQALLDADVFFNVPVLKDHSSSMLTASMKNLMGVVWDRWYWHRNDLHQCIADFSSFRRPDLTIVDAYNVMKRNGPRGVSVNDVVNMKAQVLSTDFVAADAAAAKLYGVEPSDVRHIRLAAEMGLGRMDLQNLSINRIKLG, from the coding sequence ATGGATCGTCGTGATTTCCTGAAAAAAACCCTGAGCGGCACGATTGTCGCCGGAGCCACCCTGGCGTTCGGCAAAGTGGGCGGCTTCTGGAATGCCGCAGCGGATGCGGCGGAGTCCGGAAAGACCTGGGACCTGGTGGCCGTCCGCGGCGGCGGGCCCGACGCCATGTTCGACAGCGCCATCAGCGCCTACGGTGGGATGCGAACCTTTGTTTCCCGTGGCAGCAAGGTCGTGGTCAAGCCGAACATCGGCTGGGACGTGCCCCCCGAACGGGGGGGAAACACCAATCCCAAGCTGGTGACCCGCATCGTCGAGCACTGCCTCGACGCCGGGGCCTCCGAGGTGACCGTGTTCGACCACTCCTGCGACAGTTGGCGGCAGTGCTACCTGAACAGCGGGATCGGGGAGGCCGTTGAGAAGGCCGGGGGCAAGATGGTCTCGGCGGACAGCAAGGGCTACTACCGAGAGGTTTCCGTCCCCAAGGGCAAACGCCTGAACAAGGCCCTGGTCCACCAGGCCCTGTTGGATGCGGACGTCTTTTTCAATGTCCCGGTGCTGAAGGACCACAGCTCCTCCATGCTCACCGCGAGCATGAAGAACCTGATGGGCGTGGTCTGGGACCGGTGGTACTGGCACCGCAACGACCTGCACCAGTGCATTGCGGACTTCTCGTCCTTCCGCAGGCCGGACCTGACCATCGTGGACGCCTACAACGTCATGAAGCGCAACGGCCCCCGAGGCGTGTCGGTCAACGACGTGGTCAACATGAAGGCGCAGGTCCTATCCACGGACTTCGTGGCCGCGGACGCCGCGGCCGCGAAACTGTATGGCGTGGAGCCGTCGGACGTCCGGCACATCCGACTCGCCGCGGAAATGGGCTTGGGCCGCATGGACCTGCAGAACCTGTCCATCAACCGCATCAAGCTCGGCTGA
- a CDS encoding nucleoside recognition domain-containing protein, giving the protein MAKLFLTLKAIFHETVDACLQLFKIMIPVLILVKVLQEFDLIHYLAWPLEPIMGVLGLPAEMGLVWATTLINNIYTGMIVLASFAGDAPLTAAQATVLGVLMLLAHGLPIETAIADRSGARFLFQCCVRMAGAFVLAWLLHLIYSATGTLSGPAPMLFQTDPTAGTGSIAAWTLGQARNLVSIFCIIFTLITIMRVLGAIGLIDLMNRILRPVLDLIGIGPKASAITVIGLTMGLSYGGGLIINEARNGSLSKEDVFYSLTFMGLCHSLIEDTLLIILIGGHLSGVLWGRLIFAVLAMAGIVQIVRRVPERARAACLWAEK; this is encoded by the coding sequence GTGGCGAAACTCTTCCTGACGCTGAAGGCCATCTTCCACGAGACCGTGGACGCCTGCTTGCAACTGTTCAAGATCATGATTCCGGTGCTCATCCTGGTCAAGGTTCTCCAGGAGTTCGACCTGATCCACTACCTGGCCTGGCCGCTGGAGCCGATCATGGGCGTGCTCGGGCTGCCCGCCGAGATGGGCCTGGTCTGGGCCACCACCCTGATCAACAACATCTACACTGGGATGATCGTCCTGGCCTCGTTTGCCGGGGATGCGCCCCTGACCGCGGCCCAGGCCACGGTGCTCGGCGTGCTCATGCTCCTGGCCCACGGCCTGCCCATCGAGACCGCCATCGCCGACCGTTCCGGGGCCCGGTTCCTCTTTCAGTGCTGCGTGCGCATGGCCGGGGCCTTTGTCCTGGCCTGGCTGCTCCATCTGATCTACTCGGCCACCGGCACCCTGAGCGGCCCGGCACCCATGCTCTTCCAGACCGACCCCACGGCCGGAACCGGCTCCATCGCGGCCTGGACGCTGGGCCAGGCCCGGAACCTGGTGTCCATCTTCTGCATCATCTTCACCCTGATCACCATCATGCGCGTACTCGGGGCCATCGGGCTCATCGACCTCATGAACCGCATCCTCCGGCCGGTACTCGACCTCATCGGCATCGGGCCCAAGGCCTCGGCCATCACCGTCATCGGCCTGACCATGGGCCTTTCCTACGGCGGCGGCCTGATCATCAACGAGGCCCGCAACGGCAGCCTGAGCAAGGAAGACGTCTTCTATTCCCTGACCTTCATGGGCTTGTGCCACTCGCTCATCGAGGATACGCTGCTGATCATACTTATCGGAGGGCACCTGAGCGGCGTGCTCTGGGGACGCCTCATCTTCGCCGTGCTGGCCATGGCCGGCATCGTCCAAATCGTCCGCCGCGTGCCCGAACGGGCCCGCGCCGCCTGCCTGTGGGCCGAAAAATAA
- a CDS encoding RidA family protein, whose amino-acid sequence MSDIQLIHTEKAPAAVGPYSQATAVNGTLYVSGQLGIIPSEGKLAEGFKAQTRQALENLKAILEEAGSSLDKVMAVDVFLMDMGRFADLNAIYAEYFSGHKPARAAVQVAGLPLGGLVEFKCVAVID is encoded by the coding sequence ATGTCCGATATCCAGCTCATCCATACCGAAAAAGCCCCGGCCGCCGTGGGCCCATACTCCCAGGCCACCGCCGTGAACGGCACCCTGTACGTCTCCGGCCAACTCGGCATCATCCCGTCGGAAGGCAAGCTGGCCGAGGGCTTCAAGGCCCAAACCCGCCAGGCTCTGGAAAATCTCAAGGCCATCCTCGAAGAGGCCGGGTCCTCCCTGGACAAGGTCATGGCCGTGGACGTGTTCCTCATGGACATGGGCCGGTTCGCCGACCTGAACGCGATCTACGCCGAATACTTCTCCGGGCACAAGCCCGCGCGCGCCGCCGTCCAGGTGGCCGGACTGCCCCTGGGCGGCCTGGTCGAATTCAAGTGCGTCGCCGTCATCGACTGA
- a CDS encoding 2-amino-3,7-dideoxy-D-threo-hept-6-ulosonate synthase, with amino-acid sequence MHLGKAIRMERIMNRNNGRTIVVPLDHGVTVGPIYGIVDLRDTVDQVAEGGANAVLMHKGIPRCSHRAGGKDIGLIIHLSASTSLSPYPNAKTMVGTITDAIKLGADAVSIHVNLGDETEPQMLSDLGALCSEANEWGMPVLAMMYARGPKIKDEYAPEVVAHCARVGVELGADIVKVNYTGDPESFARVVEGCCVPVVIAGGPKLDSDRDLVQMVHDSIQAGGSGLSVGRNIFQHASPAKIVAALNKVVHEDWTVDAAMELL; translated from the coding sequence ATGCATCTCGGAAAAGCCATTCGGATGGAACGCATCATGAACCGCAACAACGGCCGGACCATCGTGGTCCCCCTGGACCACGGCGTGACCGTGGGCCCCATTTACGGCATCGTGGACCTGCGCGATACCGTTGACCAGGTGGCCGAGGGCGGCGCCAACGCCGTGCTCATGCACAAGGGCATCCCCCGCTGTTCCCACCGCGCGGGCGGCAAGGACATCGGCCTGATCATCCACCTGTCCGCGTCCACCTCCCTGTCCCCCTACCCCAATGCCAAGACCATGGTCGGCACGATCACCGACGCCATCAAGCTCGGAGCGGACGCCGTGTCCATCCACGTCAACCTCGGCGACGAGACCGAACCGCAGATGCTCTCCGACCTCGGCGCGCTCTGCTCCGAAGCCAATGAATGGGGCATGCCCGTGCTGGCCATGATGTACGCCCGCGGCCCCAAGATCAAAGACGAGTACGCCCCGGAGGTCGTGGCCCACTGCGCCCGCGTGGGCGTGGAGCTCGGCGCGGACATCGTCAAGGTCAACTACACCGGTGACCCCGAATCCTTCGCGCGCGTGGTCGAGGGCTGCTGTGTGCCCGTGGTCATCGCGGGCGGCCCCAAGCTCGACTCCGACCGCGACCTCGTCCAGATGGTCCACGACTCCATCCAGGCGGGCGGCAGCGGCCTGTCCGTGGGCCGGAACATCTTCCAGCACGCCAGCCCGGCCAAGATCGTGGCCGCCCTGAACAAGGTCGTCCACGAAGACTGGACCGTCGACGCGGCCATGGAGCTGCTCTAA
- a CDS encoding Hpt domain-containing protein: MPEYPEVERIPSDLEELLDRFFAVSRQDLDRMRNALHVRDFETLVRLGHTARGTGSGYGFKGMGRIGHEIELAALNRDPEALEQHVDSLARYLDTVRVELDG, encoded by the coding sequence ATGCCCGAATACCCGGAGGTCGAGCGGATACCGTCCGATCTGGAAGAATTGCTTGATCGTTTTTTTGCCGTTTCCCGACAGGACCTCGACCGGATGCGCAATGCCTTGCACGTACGGGATTTTGAGACCCTGGTCCGCCTGGGCCATACGGCGCGCGGCACCGGTAGCGGGTACGGGTTCAAGGGCATGGGCCGGATCGGCCACGAGATCGAACTGGCCGCCCTGAATCGCGACCCCGAAGCCCTGGAGCAGCACGTGGACTCCCTGGCCCGCTATCTCGACACCGTCCGGGTCGAATTGGACGGATAG
- the mltC gene encoding membrane-bound lytic murein transglycosylase MltC codes for MTRTIILLMLACLMGSCSRYDAVRIARAAATGNPAAAAEALARDKAIGYATNPAAIGNDLKNFKKILEAFAKAVTGVWGKDDARMPAPKQYVKYTDNYLSRASVDFDTGMITVETVAEKEPLKSLRNAIVTTLLTPGDPRAVDLYSAKTVKLGDTPFLLGEVKDADGHDIRWEWRAGRYADHLLTNDLKTRTVRGKTARSVTFEMVKDHLNVRAAKYRELVQATAERFEISRNLVYAIMKVESDFNPFAVSAASAVGLMQVVPSTAGSDVYRFLHGKTGQPSRKDLFEPPANIAYGTAYLHLLDSRFLRAIKNPVSREYCVIAGYNGGAGGVLKTFDNDRDRAARKINTMPPAEVYDTLRKGLPFAETRRYLGKVLEAKKQFVNF; via the coding sequence ATGACACGAACCATCATTCTCCTGATGCTGGCCTGTCTGATGGGCTCCTGTTCTCGGTACGACGCCGTGCGCATCGCCCGTGCGGCGGCCACCGGCAATCCGGCGGCCGCGGCCGAGGCCCTGGCCCGGGACAAGGCCATCGGCTACGCAACCAACCCGGCGGCCATCGGCAATGACCTGAAAAACTTCAAGAAAATTCTGGAAGCATTTGCCAAGGCCGTGACCGGGGTATGGGGCAAGGACGATGCGCGCATGCCCGCGCCCAAGCAGTACGTCAAATACACGGACAACTACCTCTCTCGGGCCAGCGTGGACTTCGACACCGGGATGATCACGGTCGAGACCGTGGCCGAAAAGGAACCGCTGAAGAGCCTGCGCAACGCCATCGTGACCACCCTGCTCACCCCCGGCGACCCGCGCGCCGTGGACCTCTATTCGGCCAAGACCGTCAAGCTCGGGGATACGCCGTTCCTGCTCGGCGAGGTCAAGGACGCGGACGGCCACGACATCCGCTGGGAGTGGCGCGCCGGGCGGTACGCTGACCATCTCCTGACCAACGATCTCAAGACCCGCACGGTCCGAGGCAAGACCGCGCGCTCCGTGACCTTCGAGATGGTCAAGGACCACCTCAACGTGCGCGCGGCCAAGTACCGCGAGCTGGTCCAGGCGACGGCCGAACGGTTCGAGATCAGCCGAAACCTGGTCTACGCCATCATGAAGGTGGAGTCGGACTTCAACCCGTTCGCGGTCAGCGCCGCCTCGGCCGTGGGGCTGATGCAGGTGGTGCCGTCCACGGCGGGCAGCGACGTGTACAGGTTCCTGCACGGCAAGACGGGGCAACCCTCGCGCAAGGACCTGTTCGAGCCGCCGGCCAACATCGCTTACGGGACGGCCTACCTGCACCTGCTCGACTCCCGGTTCCTGCGCGCCATCAAGAACCCGGTTTCCAGGGAGTACTGCGTCATCGCCGGATACAACGGCGGCGCGGGCGGCGTGCTCAAGACATTCGACAACGACAGGGACCGCGCGGCCCGGAAGATCAACACCATGCCGCCCGCCGAGGTCTATGACACGTTGCGCAAGGGACTCCCCTTTGCCGAAACCCGGCGTTATCTTGGCAAGGTTCTTGAAGCCAAGAAGCAGTTCGTCAACTTCTAG
- a CDS encoding glycosyltransferase, whose protein sequence is MHIAFVNSTRKWGGVKTWTMDYAVELMARGHRVSAHVRQDVFRERLLEAGADARRAGFGFDFNPVSILRLMAAFRKDRPDVVVCNIKKDMNIGGMAAKLLGIPVIQRVGMPRDMEDDRGVAFLLKTIRPWVLCPSHSVAEGIRRYMPYFPETRIKVIHNAKRPVERITPVRPGPLRLVSTSQVNLDKGHEVVLEALESFPAGSFRYDIVGTGNHMETLRERHRAMAERGDLIWHGFSTDVAGHLAESDVFLLPSYSEGMPNALLEAMAAGLIPVARDIGGVREIWPDSLAGLMLPGESGAEAVRDILGELLGMDRARLDELKEASLTACRTSFSLPKKIDEFERWVRDEVVGG, encoded by the coding sequence ATGCACATCGCCTTCGTCAATTCCACCCGCAAATGGGGCGGGGTCAAGACCTGGACCATGGATTACGCCGTGGAGCTCATGGCCCGCGGACACCGGGTCAGCGCCCATGTCCGGCAGGACGTGTTCCGCGAACGGCTGCTGGAAGCGGGGGCGGACGCCCGCCGGGCGGGGTTCGGTTTCGACTTCAATCCCGTGTCCATCCTCCGCCTCATGGCGGCATTCCGGAAGGACCGGCCCGACGTGGTCGTGTGCAACATCAAGAAAGACATGAATATCGGCGGCATGGCCGCAAAGCTGTTGGGCATACCCGTGATCCAGCGGGTGGGCATGCCGCGCGACATGGAGGACGACCGGGGCGTGGCCTTCCTGCTCAAGACCATCCGGCCGTGGGTGCTCTGTCCGAGCCACAGCGTGGCCGAGGGCATTCGGCGCTACATGCCGTATTTTCCCGAGACGCGCATCAAGGTCATCCACAATGCCAAGCGCCCGGTCGAGCGCATCACCCCGGTCCGGCCCGGTCCGCTCAGGCTGGTTTCCACCAGCCAGGTGAACCTGGACAAGGGGCACGAGGTCGTCCTGGAGGCCCTGGAAAGCTTTCCGGCCGGTTCCTTCCGTTACGACATCGTCGGCACGGGCAACCACATGGAGACCCTGCGGGAGCGGCATCGGGCTATGGCCGAGCGGGGCGACCTGATCTGGCACGGCTTTTCCACGGACGTGGCCGGGCATCTGGCCGAGTCCGACGTGTTCCTGCTCCCGTCCTACAGTGAGGGCATGCCCAACGCCCTGCTCGAAGCCATGGCCGCCGGGCTCATCCCCGTGGCCCGCGACATCGGCGGCGTGCGCGAGATATGGCCCGACTCCCTGGCCGGGCTGATGCTGCCCGGCGAGAGCGGCGCCGAGGCCGTCCGGGACATTCTGGGCGAGCTGCTGGGCATGGACCGGGCGCGTCTCGACGAACTCAAGGAGGCGAGCCTGACGGCCTGCCGGACCTCCTTCAGCCTGCCGAAGAAGATCGACGAGTTCGAGCGCTGGGTGCGCGACGAGGTCGTCGGCGGCTGA
- a CDS encoding glycosyltransferase family 9 protein, giving the protein MNVLIINLTRFGDLIQTQPVIAGFKSRGHRVGLVCLSNFASAVGLLRGVDRVFAFPGAGLLSGLDRDWRLAVRDLSGFRQAVFDDFLPDEIVNLTPSVSSRLLAYGLTPEGGRAVGFTVDEFGFNADTSTWAAFLQLAGANRGASPFNICDLFRKAAGLGREGNGPALAAPDEAALARADELLAAQGGAGKGFAALQLGASEERRRWPVAYFRETARKLFARDGLVPVLLGTGSEAGLGARFAEGADFPFIDCIGKTSLTELAAVLSRCRVLLTNDTGTMHLAAGLNVPLCAVFLATAQPWDTGPYRAGNICLEPDMDCHPCAFGNNCPHDEACRRAVTPEALYACAVALLRGVDPEVVPGPRIWRTRTGADGFMELQSLSGHDGSDRAVWIALQRAHFAAFLDGGIGAAPTGLGARLGPAMREELSKTLTSARDMLFLLSQQGALLRVNPRPQAKAKFLASWQRVQNILSSNNYLNILALLWMFESQRQGEDLASLLSVAERYLGLLTALSDDLA; this is encoded by the coding sequence GTGAACGTCCTGATCATCAATCTGACCCGCTTCGGCGACCTCATACAGACTCAACCCGTGATCGCCGGTTTCAAGAGCCGGGGGCATCGGGTGGGGCTGGTCTGCCTGTCCAACTTCGCTTCCGCGGTCGGTCTGCTCAGGGGCGTGGACCGGGTCTTTGCCTTTCCCGGCGCGGGACTGCTCTCCGGCCTGGACAGGGACTGGCGGCTGGCCGTGCGCGACCTGAGCGGATTCCGGCAGGCCGTGTTCGACGATTTCTTGCCCGATGAGATCGTGAACCTGACCCCTTCGGTCTCCTCCCGGCTCCTGGCCTACGGGCTGACCCCGGAGGGCGGGAGGGCCGTGGGCTTCACCGTGGACGAATTCGGCTTCAATGCGGACACCTCCACCTGGGCCGCGTTCCTGCAATTGGCCGGGGCCAACCGGGGGGCCAGCCCGTTCAATATCTGCGATCTCTTCCGCAAGGCCGCCGGGCTGGGCCGCGAGGGCAACGGACCGGCCCTGGCCGCTCCGGACGAGGCGGCCTTGGCGCGCGCCGACGAATTGTTGGCCGCACAGGGCGGTGCGGGGAAGGGCTTCGCGGCTTTACAGCTTGGGGCCAGCGAGGAGCGCCGCCGTTGGCCTGTGGCCTATTTCCGCGAGACCGCCCGCAAGCTCTTTGCGCGCGACGGCCTGGTGCCGGTCCTGCTCGGGACCGGGAGCGAGGCCGGGCTGGGCGCGCGATTCGCCGAGGGCGCGGATTTTCCGTTCATCGACTGCATCGGGAAGACCTCTCTGACCGAACTTGCCGCCGTACTCAGCCGCTGCCGGGTGCTGCTGACCAACGACACCGGGACCATGCACCTGGCCGCGGGCCTGAACGTGCCCCTGTGCGCGGTCTTCCTGGCCACGGCCCAGCCGTGGGACACCGGGCCGTACCGCGCGGGCAACATCTGCCTGGAGCCGGACATGGACTGCCACCCGTGCGCCTTCGGCAACAACTGCCCCCATGACGAGGCCTGCCGCCGGGCCGTGACCCCGGAGGCCCTGTATGCCTGCGCCGTCGCCCTGTTGCGGGGCGTTGATCCCGAAGTTGTGCCCGGCCCGCGCATCTGGCGGACCAGGACCGGGGCGGACGGATTCATGGAGCTTCAGTCCCTGTCCGGGCATGACGGCTCGGACCGGGCCGTGTGGATCGCGTTGCAGCGAGCGCACTTCGCCGCCTTCCTGGACGGCGGCATCGGCGCGGCGCCCACCGGTCTGGGCGCGCGGCTGGGCCCGGCCATGCGGGAGGAATTGTCCAAAACTTTGACGAGCGCGCGGGACATGCTCTTCCTGCTCTCCCAGCAGGGCGCGCTTCTGCGCGTGAACCCCCGGCCCCAGGCCAAGGCCAAGTTTCTGGCCTCCTGGCAGCGTGTGCAGAATATCTTGTCTTCAAACAATTATTTGAATATATTAGCATTGTTGTGGATGTTCGAAAGCCAGCGTCAGGGCGAAGACCTCGCCTCGCTGCTGTCCGTGGCCGAGCGTTATCTGGGCCTCCTGACCGCGTTGTCGGATGACCTGGCCTGA
- a CDS encoding putative nucleotidyltransferase substrate binding domain-containing protein, translated as MDLNGERPVNGMTGVPDGLLDELRVMAREGKLAGIRRTRLDLVQEWLDQGASAERACKRLTRFNRDVVTAVLEAHAVEYPWLSQCTFMEFGSGGREEMVPGSDQDNGLLIPVKVDEDEVDDCTQSIVIALDGAGLSLCEGGVMVSNAEWRGDFDTWLARLTGWLSNPAEKGPWQSGLILDFQAVFGAGDEVRRMRERLWEYVRTKPIALSLLVRELTDYRLPLTLFGAFVTEREGVWHGFLNIKKSVLAHLTNSARILALKYGVHPHNTCDRLRALGEAGHVSEHHARSLLDGWEYLQRKRLDIGLECDRTGLPPHNYVNPAALDQGERLRLKAAIHAVEKLVRLVQAGSGL; from the coding sequence ATGGACTTGAACGGCGAACGGCCCGTGAACGGTATGACAGGCGTCCCGGACGGCCTTTTGGACGAATTGCGGGTCATGGCCCGCGAGGGCAAGCTGGCGGGCATCCGTCGCACCCGGCTCGACCTGGTCCAGGAGTGGCTCGACCAGGGGGCGTCCGCCGAGCGGGCGTGCAAGCGGCTGACCCGGTTCAACCGCGACGTGGTCACCGCCGTGCTCGAAGCCCATGCCGTGGAGTATCCGTGGCTCTCGCAGTGCACATTCATGGAGTTCGGGTCCGGCGGCCGCGAAGAGATGGTTCCGGGGTCGGACCAGGACAACGGGCTGCTTATCCCGGTCAAGGTGGACGAGGATGAGGTGGACGACTGCACCCAGTCCATCGTCATCGCCCTGGACGGCGCGGGGCTCTCCCTGTGCGAGGGCGGGGTCATGGTCAGCAACGCGGAGTGGCGCGGGGATTTCGACACGTGGCTGGCCCGGCTGACCGGCTGGCTGTCCAACCCCGCGGAAAAGGGGCCGTGGCAGTCCGGGCTGATCCTCGACTTCCAGGCCGTGTTCGGGGCCGGGGACGAGGTCCGGCGCATGCGCGAGCGGTTGTGGGAGTATGTGCGCACCAAGCCTATCGCCCTGTCCCTGTTGGTCCGGGAGCTGACCGACTACCGGCTGCCCCTGACCCTGTTCGGGGCGTTCGTCACCGAGCGCGAGGGGGTGTGGCATGGATTTTTGAACATCAAGAAATCGGTCCTGGCCCATCTGACCAACAGCGCGCGCATCCTGGCGCTTAAATATGGGGTGCATCCGCACAACACCTGCGACCGCCTCCGCGCCTTGGGCGAGGCCGGGCACGTCTCCGAGCACCACGCCCGATCCCTGCTCGACGGCTGGGAATATCTGCAGCGCAAGCGACTGGACATTGGCCTGGAATGCGACCGCACCGGGCTGCCGCCCCACAACTACGTCAATCCGGCGGCCCTGGACCAGGGCGAGCGGCTCCGGCTCAAGGCGGCCATCCACGCGGTGGAAAAGCTCGTCCGGTTGGTCCAGGCCGGTTCCGGCCTCTGA
- a CDS encoding cation acetate symporter, translating to MELGYQIPVTALLLIGAMLTFTVVTTFMFRSQKTSADYYLAGRKVNSFINASAISSDYLSAASFLGVAGVAFLFGFDGIIYALGFFVGYIALLLFLASPLRKFGRYTVPDFVSERFHSKTARVLGVIGVLFISLFYMAPQMLGAGKVMGLLLNLDYSTSIIIIACIITFYVTVGGMKATTVNQLVQFWILFGAMFLLAFIPFMLKGLTYTDVVKFLSEFKGSTPITGKEFDGAAYTSPAYWLTSLKDTLSLLLALMFGTAGLPHILVRFYTAPDGKAARRTVIYVLFLIGMFYILSPYVGHVIRYVFLQGESLGVSPHLMQWLADNGKNLAVPVAGSYFGGQILLGIVVAGAFAAILSTVAGLIIASAGAIGHDLVVNVFNPNMPERSRVKVARVASIAVGLLGIPLGFWAESMQIAILVGLAFAIAASTFFPVLVMGVWWPKMTKGGACAGLVTGIVGSFFMILGKGMLPHFLQYNNPGGFVMILSFIAIYTVSKMEYAAKGETALPHDTMEVMALLHGPEQA from the coding sequence ATGGAACTCGGATATCAGATACCGGTCACGGCCCTGCTGCTCATCGGGGCCATGCTGACCTTTACCGTGGTCACCACCTTCATGTTCCGCAGCCAGAAAACCTCCGCCGACTATTATCTGGCCGGACGCAAGGTCAACTCCTTCATCAACGCCTCGGCCATCTCCTCGGACTACCTGTCCGCCGCCTCGTTCCTCGGCGTGGCCGGCGTGGCCTTCCTGTTCGGCTTCGACGGCATCATCTACGCCCTGGGGTTCTTCGTGGGCTACATCGCCCTGCTGCTCTTCCTGGCCAGCCCCCTGCGCAAGTTCGGACGCTACACCGTGCCCGACTTCGTCTCGGAACGCTTCCACTCCAAGACGGCGCGCGTCCTCGGCGTGATCGGCGTGCTCTTCATCTCCCTCTTCTACATGGCCCCGCAGATGCTCGGCGCGGGCAAAGTCATGGGGCTGCTGCTCAACCTCGATTATTCCACGTCCATCATCATCATCGCCTGCATCATCACCTTCTACGTCACCGTGGGCGGCATGAAGGCCACCACCGTCAACCAGTTGGTCCAGTTCTGGATCCTGTTCGGCGCCATGTTCCTGCTGGCCTTCATTCCCTTCATGCTCAAGGGGCTGACCTACACCGACGTGGTCAAGTTCCTGTCCGAATTCAAGGGCAGCACGCCCATCACGGGCAAGGAGTTCGACGGGGCCGCCTACACCAGCCCGGCCTACTGGCTGACTAGCCTCAAGGACACCCTGTCCCTGCTGCTCGCGCTCATGTTCGGCACCGCCGGGCTGCCGCACATCCTGGTGCGCTTCTACACCGCCCCGGACGGCAAGGCCGCGCGCAGGACCGTCATCTACGTGCTCTTCCTCATCGGCATGTTCTACATCCTGAGCCCCTACGTGGGTCACGTCATCCGCTACGTCTTCCTGCAGGGAGAATCCCTGGGCGTCTCCCCGCACCTGATGCAGTGGCTGGCCGACAACGGCAAGAACCTGGCCGTGCCCGTGGCGGGCTCCTACTTCGGCGGGCAGATCCTGCTCGGCATCGTGGTGGCCGGGGCCTTCGCCGCCATCCTGTCCACCGTGGCCGGGCTGATCATCGCCTCGGCCGGGGCCATCGGCCACGACCTGGTGGTCAACGTCTTCAACCCGAACATGCCCGAACGCTCCCGCGTCAAGGTCGCCCGCGTGGCCTCCATCGCCGTGGGGCTGCTCGGCATCCCGCTGGGCTTCTGGGCCGAATCGATGCAGATCGCCATCCTCGTGGGCCTGGCCTTCGCCATCGCCGCGTCCACTTTCTTCCCGGTCCTGGTCATGGGCGTGTGGTGGCCCAAGATGACCAAGGGCGGCGCCTGCGCCGGGCTGGTCACCGGCATCGTCGGCTCGTTCTTCATGATCCTGGGTAAGGGCATGCTGCCGCACTTCCTGCAGTATAACAATCCCGGCGGATTCGTGATGATTCTCTCCTTCATCGCCATCTACACGGTGTCCAAGATGGAATACGCCGCCAAGGGCGAAACGGCCCTGCCCCACGACACCATGGAAGTCATGGCCCTGCTCCACGGCCCCGAACAAGCGTAA